The window CGCGCGTTGCTTGGGCATGAAGGTTCTCCGAATAACGATTTCACGGCGTAGTGTAGCGGGGATTGGTCGGGGGCGCCGTAACCGGCAGCAGGTTATAACATGCCGCCGGTAAGCGAGGGGGTTATTTTAATTACAAAAGCCGCATTCAGGGTTGGTGATAGATGTCCAGCGCCTGTTGGCCGCTGGCGCCCTGGTGAATGATCGCCATCAGCGCGTTGACCACCTTCGACGGGTTGCCGTGCTGATAAACGTTGCGGCCGTAGACCATGCCCGAAGCGCCCTGGGCCATCAGGGCGGCGGACTTCGCCAGCACCGGGCCCAGCTCGCCTTTGCCGCCGCCGCGCACCAGCGTCGGGCAGCGCGCCGCTTCAACCACGCGGTGAAAATCTTCGACCCGATCGGTCGGGTCGGCCTTGATGATGTCGGCGCCCAGCTCGCGCGCCAACCGCACCAGCGGCACGATCCGTTCCACGTCGCCCAGCGAACCGTAGGCGGCGCCCTGGCCGGCCGGCGCCATCACCAGCGGTTCGATCATCAGCGGCATGGCGTATTTGTCGCAGGCGTGGCGCAGGCGGCCGATGTTTTCCACGCACTGGCGGAAAATGCCCGGCTCGTCGGGAATTTGGTACAAATTGACCACCACCGCGGCGGCGTCCATCTGCAGCGCCGCCAGGATAGGCGCGTCCGGGTTGTGCAGCACCGCCCACATTTCACGGTGGCGCGCGGCGTTGTAGGCGTTGCCGACGTCGGTGCGCATCACCAGCGC is drawn from Serratia entomophila and contains these coding sequences:
- a CDS encoding class I fructose-bisphosphate aldolase, with amino-acid sequence MQLSSKVRMNRLFNNGKCLDVAIDHGIANEPDFLIGLEDIERVMGNLIAARPDVIQVNYGQADLLQRAPQREKPALVMRTDVGNAYNAARHREMWAVLHNPDAPILAALQMDAAAVVVNLYQIPDEPGIFRQCVENIGRLRHACDKYAMPLMIEPLVMAPAGQGAAYGSLGDVERIVPLVRLARELGADIIKADPTDRVEDFHRVVEAARCPTLVRGGGKGELGPVLAKSAALMAQGASGMVYGRNVYQHGNPSKVVNALMAIIHQGASGQQALDIYHQP